In Ctenopharyngodon idella isolate HZGC_01 chromosome 2, HZGC01, whole genome shotgun sequence, the following are encoded in one genomic region:
- the LOC127501770 gene encoding serine/threonine-protein kinase STK11-like — MSVGGELQHLDYLTENELMGMDTFIHRIDSTEVIYQPRRKRAKLIGKYLMGDLLGEGSYGKVKEMLDSETLCRRAVKILKKKKLRRIPNGEANVKKEIQLLRRLQHKNVIQLVDVLYNEEKQKMYMVMEYCVCGMQEMLDSVPEKRFPVFQAHGYFCQLLDGLEYLHSQGIVHKDIKPGNLLLTTDGALKISDLGVAEALHPFAEDDTCRTSQGSPAFQPPEIANGLDTFSGFKVDIWSAGVTLYNITTSLYPFEGDNIYKLFENIGKGDYTIPEECGPLLSDLLRGMLEYDPVKRFSIQRIRQHNWVRKKHPPSEPPVPIPPSAETRDPWRSMTVVPYLEDLHGYAEEEDDDELFDGEDDIIYTQDFTVPGQVPEDEEDEEERAPERTCAVAKPVCVNGTESAALKPKSERRSSSSSNPSRKGISAASKIRKLSTCKQQ; from the exons ATGAGCGTAGGCGGTGAGCTCCAGCATCTGGACTACCTGACGGAGAATGAGCTCATGGGGATGGACACCTTCATCCACCGCATCGACTCCACTGAGGTCATCTACCAGCCCCGACGCAAGCGCGCCAAGCTGATCGGGAAGTACCTGATGGGCGATCTGCTCGGGGAGGGATCGTATGGGAAGGTGAAGGAGATGTTGGACTCGGAGACTCTGTGTCGCAGAGCCGTTAAGATcctgaagaagaagaaactcAGGAGAATTCCCAACGGAGAGGCCAATGTGAAAAA GGAGATTCAGCTGCTAAGACGACTACAGCACAAAAATGTCATCCAGCTGGTGGACGTGCTGTACAACGAAGAGAAGCAGAAAAT GTATATGGTGATGGAGTATTGTGTCTGTGGAATGCAAGAAATGTTGGATAGCGTTCCAGAGAAAAGATTTCCAGTATTTCAAGCTCACGG GTACTTTTGCCAGCTTCTGGATGGTCTTGAATACTTGCACAGCCAGGGAATTGTACACAAAGATATTAAACCAGGGAATTTGCTGCTCACTACAGACGGGGCGTTGAAGATCTCTGACTTGGGTGTAGCAGAG GCACTCCACCCCTTTGCGGAGGACGACACGTGTCGGACGAGCCAGGGGTCGCCAGCGTTTCAGCCACCAGAGATCGCCAACGGCCTGGACACGTTTTCAGGGTTTAAGGTGGACATCTGGTCTGCTGGGGTCACACT ATACAACATAACGACGAGCCTGTACCCGTTTGAAGGGGACAACATCTATAAGCTATTTGAGAACATTGGGAAGGGTGACTACACTATTCCGGAGGAGTGCGGCCCGCTGCTCTCAGACCTGTTGAGAG GGATGCTGGAATATGATCCTGTGAAGAGGTTTTCAATACAGCGTATCAGACAACACAA CTGGGTCCGTAAGAAACACCCGCCTTCGGAGCCGCCCGTCCCCATCCCACCCAGCGCAGAAACACGGGACCCCTGGCGCAGCATGACGGTTGTACCATACCTGGAGGATCTCCATGGTTACGCTGAGGAAGAGGACGATGACGAGCTGTTCGATGGGGAAGATGACATCATATACACTCAGGACTTCACGGTACCAG GGCAGGTTCCAGAGGAtgaggaggatgaggaagagCGCGCTCCAGAGCGCACCTGTGCTGTGGCCAAGCCGGTGTGTGTGAACGGGACGGAGTCTGCGGCACTGAAACCCAAATCCGAGCGGCGCTCCAGCTCTTCCTCTAATCCATCCAGAAAGGGCATTTCTGCCGCCAGCAAGATCCGCAAACTTTCCACCTGCAAGCAGCAATGA